The Aquidulcibacter paucihalophilus genomic interval AACTGGGCGGTGCCACCGATGCCGTGTTCGGGACGCTGGGCTGGCAGGGCGGCGACCGCCGCGTCCTGGCCCAATCCCTGTACGAGGTAATGACCGTCGACCTGCGTCGCCGCCTGCCCGACATCACGGCCCCGGTGACGGTTGTGTACGGCTGGAGTTCGGACGGAAACTCGCCGCGCAGCCGCACGGACAGCCTGTTCCGCGGTGCCTATGCGCGACTTCGAACTCCGGCGGCCTTCGTGCCGATCGCGGGGGCGGAGCATATGGTGATGATCGATCAGCCGACCCGGTTCATAGCGGCGGTGGACCGGTTCCTCGCCTGAGGCTCAGTCGGCGTCCGGCTGATTGTCCGGATGGGCGGCGATGAAGGCGGGATGAAGCGCTGCCGCCCCGTCGATAGCCAACAGGCGCGGGAAGGCGTCGACCGGCACGTTGAACCGGCGGGCCGAATAGATCTGCGGGATCAGATAGCAGTCGGCCAGGGTCGGGGTGTCGCCGAAACACCAGCCTGCGCCACGGCGGCCGACGAGTGCTTCCAGCGCCTCAAATCCGGGAACGATCCAGCGCGCGGCCCAGGCGTCCACGGCGGCCTGGTCGGCCCCGAAGGTCTCACGCAACGTCTTGCCGACGCGCAGATTGTTCAGCGGGTGAATGTCGCATCCGATCAGGGCGGCCATGGCGCGGACATGGGCCCGATCCACCGGGCCGGCGGGCAAAAGGGCCGGGGCGGGGTGGGTTTCCTCCAGCCATTCCAGAATGGCCGGGCTCTGGGTCAGGACCGCGCCGTCGACCTCCAGCGCGGGCACCATGCCCTGCGGATTGAGCGCAGCGAAGGCCGCCGACCGCTGGGCACCGGTGCGCAGGTCGATCCCCTGTTGCTCATAAGCGAGCCCCTTGAGCGCCAGGGCGATGCGGGTGCGGTAGGC includes:
- the maiA gene encoding maleylacetoacetate isomerase; amino-acid sequence: MILHGYWRSGAAYRTRIALALKGLAYEQQGIDLRTGAQRSAAFAALNPQGMVPALEVDGAVLTQSPAILEWLEETHPAPALLPAGPVDRAHVRAMAALIGCDIHPLNNLRVGKTLRETFGADQAAVDAWAARWIVPGFEALEALVGRRGAGWCFGDTPTLADCYLIPQIYSARRFNVPVDAFPRLLAIDGAAALHPAFIAAHPDNQPDAD